Part of the Triplophysa rosa linkage group LG21, Trosa_1v2, whole genome shotgun sequence genome is shown below.
GAGAGGTGGTACAGTTTGTGTATTTCACCGacgttgtgtgtgttttaggtaCTTAGCTCTGGTTACTGCTCTTGCCTGCGGTGCTGATTGGGTATTTATACCCGAGATGCCCCCGGATGATGGGTGGGAGGATCACTTGTGCAGAAGACTCACGGAGGTACAAAGAAACGTACAACACACATTAGTAAAACATACTATAGTTTATAAAGGTATTCAATCGGTAATATGTCAAATAAAGGAGCATTTTGACATGTTATGGCATCTGCTCCTAACAGACCAGAAACATGGGTTCTCGTCTCAATGTGATCATTGTGGCTGAGGGAGCAATTAATAAAGAAGGAAAGCCAATCACCTGTGACCACCTAAGAGAGGTAACTTATCCAAAATTGTATTATGGTCAGGTACTGACATATTATGGTGCAGTATTTTAGTAAACACATTAATGTCTATTCTTTTTTGTACAGTTGGTGACAAAGAGGCTGGGCTTTGATACTCGTGCCACTATCTTGGGTCATGTGCAGAGAGGCGGCACACCCTCAGCGTTTGACAGAGTGCTTGTGAGttcatcatttttctttttcagtctttatctctgtctctcgctctgATGTCTTTCACCCTGTTTTGTTATATCAGGGCAGTAGAATGGGGGTGGAGGCCGTGATGGCGTTGCTAGAAGCGACTCCAGAAACCCCTGCCTGTGTGGTCAGTCTGTCTGGAAACCAAGCTGTCAGACTTCCTCTGATGGAGTGTGTGCAAGTGGTGTGTAAACCGTGATCTTACTGTATGTAGTGATCTTACTTTTAAAGGTCACTCGGTTTCTTTCTTTTTGCTGGCGAATAAGTATGCAACAAAATAATATGATAAACTGTGTTGTAAGGATATGGATACGGCAGGATTCTTCTTTCACGTAAATCTAGTtggaacattttttttacattttataaaaacatgacttatttttaatattaaaatacatatttgatataaaatataattttaatagaTAGTTCACCTAAGAATAAAAATTGTTTATCCACCCTCATGCCCTTtaatacctgtatatgactcttatttatatgaaacacaaaagaagatattttgagaaatgtctaggAGCCAGTGTTGTGTGGTtgccagcgttcttcaaaatattatcTTTTGGGTTCGgtggaagaaaaagtcatacaggtttcgaatgacatgaaggtgagtaattgattaaatcatttttatttatgggtgATCTTATGGGTGATTTTTTTCAAATCTTGTGTGCTGTATATAAGGGTCAGAAAGACAGACTGTATGccataaatgtttttctgtttcataaaattctctttttttttttagactaAGGACGTCACAGTTGCTATGAAAGAACGACGatttgatgacgctgtgaaacTCAGGGGAAAGTATGTTGAAGAAAAGTCCGTCTGCCTGTTctttaacatttaattgtttcgcTTTATGAATTTACATCATGACTCTCTAATGAAGCGAAAATATGTCTCTGCAGGAGTTTTGAAAATAACTGGAACACGTATAAACTCTTGGCTCATGTGCGGATCCCAGACACCAAGGTGAGCAGAATCTAAATGAAAGGAATGgagaatgtttttgttatatttattaataataatcaagTATGCTTCTACTTTGTGCTGttcatctctttctttctttagagcAACATTAATGTGGCTATTTTGAACGTGGGTGCTCCCTGTGCTGGCATGAACGCTGCTGTGCGTGCGGCTGTCAGGATTGGCATCATCCAGGGCCACAACATGCTTGCGGTTCATGATGGCTTTGAGGGCCTGGCAGAGGCAAAGGTAAGCAGTTTAATCGGCTTGTCTAAGGACATTGTTCTATGATGTTCACAATTTGAGCACAGATTTTGCTCATGTTTGTGCGATTTATTGTTAGATTGAGCCTATTACCTGGAACACTGTTGGAGATTGGACAGGAAATGGTGGCTCTGTGTTGGGCACCAAAAGGTATTTGGACTTATGTAGAAAAGTGGTGGGTCACGTTTGTTCTGATAAtgtcaacatttattaaaaagggTCATTTTGGTCATTAAGGTAAttttgttaaaggtccagtgtatgaaatttagaagcatctagcggtgaggttgcgaattgcaaacaacggctcactccaccccctctctttttcaaagcactatggtggctgacacagacaaagatgttgtcacgttttcacttctttgctctGTAGagtgtttagggctactgtagaaacaacatggctaaTACcacgtaaggggacccgcggtgtatgtagatagaaacattatgtaaggtctttatacacctctgaagacatagttacgtatattatattgcatttctgtcaatagatcctccaaaaaattacacactggacctttaacttttCTATGATGATAAATGTGCTGGGTTGTACTGTCGCCACTTGGGTCCAATGTTAAATCTTCTATACTGTATAAACCAGTCGGGAATCTGTGCTTTAGATTCATGTCTTGATCTTTCTCAATAAAGATGATCTACATTTCTGCATCATCTGAAAATGTTTCCTTTTCTCCTTTGCTTGTGCAGAGTATTACCTGGAAAGTACTTGGAGGAGATTAGCTTAAATATTGCCAAGTACAATATTCACGCTCTGGTCATTATTGGGGGTTTTGAGGCAAGTGACCCCAAATATCCTGAAGAAAAGTTATTGTACTTATTTACAGGAATGCATTCAGTAAACATGTTGCATTAAAAGCTGCCATCTTCCTGATCTTCCATTTTCAGGCGTTTTCAGGTGGCCTGGAGTTGGTTCAAGGCAGAGAGAAGTATGAAGAGTTGTGTATTCCCATGGTGGTCCTTCCAGCTACCGTATCTAACAACGTTCCTGGCTCAGACTTCAGCATTGGAGCCGACACGGCCCTCAACGCCATCACCACGGTTAGCAAAATAACAGACACTGTGAACAAAGTAAAAATCAAGTTGGCCATGTCCTCATACAAGCTCTTATTCCTCTGTAGACTTGTGACAGGATCAAGCAGTCTGCAGCTGGCACTAAGCGACGTGTGTTTATTATTGAGACTATGGGAGGATACTGTGGCTATTTAGCTACGATGGCTGGTCTCGCTGCAGGAGCAGATGCTGCTTATATATATGAAGAGAAATTTGCCATTCGGGACTTAGAGGTAATTAGAAAAAACTTATAACATTTGTGGACTCCAGAGTTAATGAATGTCACAATTGAATggatttgtttgaatttacccaatattttgttttataggcAAATGTTGAGCATCTTGTTGAGAAGATGAAAACCACAGTTAAGAGAGGATTAATTCTCAGGtttgacatttaaataaaaaaagagttttaGCTTGATTTTGCTTTTAAGAtgaaaattttcttttttggacgAAACACCAACTGGGgatctcatcatcatcctcatcatcatcatatgtTGTAGAAATGAGAACTGCAATTCTAACTACACCACTGACTTCATCTTTAACCTGTACTCAGAGGAAGGAAAGGGCGTATTCGACTGTCGTAAGAACGTCCTTGGCCATATGCAGCAGGTAAGATTATCACAAACCCTGTGAACTCTTTTGATTCACTCGAACTCACTTGAATTGacatttaacatgttttttgtttttagggtGGCACCCCTACCCCTTTTGACAGAAACTTTGCCACCAAGATGGGTGTTAAGTCTGTGCTCTGGCTAACAGAGAAACTGAAGGGGTGCTATAGACATGGTGAGTCAATTCATTAAGTTCATTCAATTCattcattattatgttatatAATTCAGTTATTGTTTATAACCAGAACGTTTTGTGAACTTTTTTTACTTGATGTACAGGACGAATCTTTGCCAACACCCCAGATTCTGCGTGTATGTTGGGAATGAGAAAGAGAGGCCTGATGCTACAGCCTCTGGCTGAACTTAAGGAACAAACAGATTTCGAGTAAGAACCAATGATTCATGATTCATAATCTTGTTTTTGTGACATCATTCATTACTGTATCATGAAAACATACCTAATGTTACTTTCTCCTCCAAAAATCACCCTTATCTCTTTCTCCAAGGCACCGTATACCAAAGAGCCAGTGGTGGTTGAAGCTGAGGCCTATTATGAAGATCTTGGCCAAGTATAAGATTAATCTGGACACCTCTGAGCATGCTCTGATGGAACATGTCATCAGTGAGAAGCCTCCAGTACGCATGACCCTCTAGAAGTAATGATGAGCAAGAATAATGGACATGTTTTGACTACACCGCGAATCATTTTGCAAACATGGAATTATTGGTGACTTTGAATGTTTGAAATCTTTTTCGTCTTATTATCTACTTctaattatttattcacctatCTCTCTTATTCTTTTCTGTAGTTTGTATGAAGAGCATCTGTGGTGACAGGGTAATATTGTACTGTCAATATCTGAATTAAAATAGTCTTACTATGAAGTATCTTTGTCtgtttatataggcctacaagTACAAGACCATATTGcttaaatggatagtttacccaaaaatagtcatcatttacttgcacTCAtgccatttaaaacctttatgaCTGTGGAATGACTttttgtgtaacacaaaagaagatattttgagaaatgtctctgatTTTGTgatcatacaatagaagtcaatgggggccagtgttgtttagttggcagcattcttcaaaatatcttctgtgttctacaGACTTGCATAGGAAATGAAGTACAAAGATGATTACATACAGATTGTGTATTGACGTAAATTACTGACAAAAACCTTCCATGAATCTCCATTCAAAGGACATTGTTCACCACCAGATGTCAGTCATGAATGATTCATCCTCGACTTGCTGTGAATAAATCTATCCGTATATTTATCTTAGTCAATTTACAGTTGAGCTAACCCTCCAGTTTGTCTTGGTATACATGCACTGTTTAACTGGGATGCTTTTATAAACTTACAAACAATCCTTGGCTGTTACATTTATTCTGCAGTTTTGAGGCTTTTTGCATTTAGAAAGACCGTCTTAGTaactgtgaaataaaacaagaaacatcaataaagacaaaaaaagaaataaatacatttacaatgcaTGACGAAAACATTTCTTGgaaaaacctttattttgacatgCAGTTACGCGTCAGCCATTGCAGTAGCCGGAAGTTGAGCGGATCAACTTCAGAGGGTATCAAGAGGTCGCTGAGGAGTGTGGGACGGTGGCGGTCTGTGTTAATGTCTGCCTAATCATTGTAAGGTGCGTGTCCCCTGTGTCCGTCGCCCGTTTAGGAATGCACCTTCTGACATATCTGCTCGTGTAAAACGCGAGGAAGATAACGTTACTTCAGTAGCGAAATCGCTATTTTCAGCGCTTGCGCTGTTATTTTCGTCCGTCGGTTCACAAACGTTGGAGCTTGCGCCGTAATTGTCGATGCATTGGTAGCTAGCCAGCTTGCTAGCAGGAGAACTAGCCCATTCGGTGGCTAGCCAGCCATCTCGAACTCTGAGCTGACGCTACCTTACGTCTAGTAGGTTAACAGGTTTTTCAACCGGACCGTTTAGACACTTAAGGCTACTGTGCATATCCTGGTGTATTAGCGAACTACTCGATCAGCTAAAAGGGTGACTCGTGGGGGGCAGGGAGAGAACGACGGAGGCGCAGTGAGCCAGGAGCGGCCGATGAGTTCAGACCAGGGCGGAGAGCCGCAGCTGCAGGAGGAGGCTGAGCCGGGACCCAAAACCCGTGGGGAGGACGAGATCACACCCGGGACCGGGGGAGACTCAGGCGTCATGGTAAGTCCAGGCCTCTTGGTTCGTTAGCGCCCTCACGCCCCCCTCCCCAACAGGATGATCAGTCTTTGGCCGTTGCCCTTCTTAAAAATAGGGTCATAGTATGATCGCTCGCTATATAAGGCCATCAGTCGGTTTACACAGCGGAGCTGCAAGCTTTGACATCACCTAAATTACAAACTGGCCGGGGCGTTGAAGACTCTTTCTGTCGGCAATTGACAGGACGATTCATTAATCTCTTAGCTGGCCTACATACGAAAGCCATCTCGAATCTGCGGCTCAACTTTGTTAGGGGCATCATGTTTGTGGTTTTAAGATAGCTGCTCTCTCCCCTTCTCCCTCTATCACGTACAGACGTGCTGTTTGCTGATTAGGCTGTCAAGCACGACAGGAGTTTAGCCGGCTAAGTTATTAGCCCATATGCTAGCAAAATACACGGATAAGAGCAGTTTGTTCAACCTTTACAAACGAATGACCTAATTGGTTTAGGGAAACTGATTTAAGTCTACTCCATTCAATAGCAACCCTGGTGTGATTCATAAGCATTCCACAAAAATGTATTCAGCGGCCTCGTTTCATAAGCTTATTCACGCAGTCATGTGACACACATGAGCTGTGATCTCAACGAGTTAAAACCAACCAGCTTGATTTGAGTTGtattaaaacaatcaaaatggTTTCAGTCTGTGTTGGTTATAAGCCGACGTccttttaaatgcattaatgAAACCTTTCCTGCTCTTCTGGGTTGGGAGTACCCGCGGCAACTTTGTTTTTCGGAGAACGTGTCGGTTTTCGGCCCAAATAATCAATTTCTGATTGACATCGTCCAGAAATACTTGACATGTGCTTTTGGGCGGGTATCATAAAGGGTCTTCTAGTGTTTGTGTTCGAGTCACCCCAAGCCCAACAGCTGTTTTTGAAAGCGTTTGTATgaagaatgtgtgttttgtggcAGGTGGTTGTTCCCAATGGCGCCCCCGTGGGCATGTGAAGTGATCGGGTGTTGTTTAGCAAAAACGTTGTCGTAATTGCACATATGTAAACAGAGAGCTGTTGTTTTGAGGGTCCGTTTAAATCTGTTTCAGAATgcatttaatacagtaaaacaataacattttgtGTTCGTAACCAAGAAGGTTTTAGTGGTCTGGAAAATTATACAAAACcattgtaaatacgttatttgCTATTGCAAGAAAATGAGATTTATTTCTGTGTCTGGCCATCGATGTGCGATGTACCTGCGGAGACACCACGCGATGCGAACTTGACTGACGTGCCTCGCGGGTGACGCAAAACATCGCTTTGGCGGTTCATGTGCGGAAGACACGAGCCCATGTGCTTCTGCTAGCCTAGCTttgcttttgtgtgttttgaatgaagTTTTTTACTAACGCTGGACTAAAGCGAAAGCTACAGTTTGGTCCAGTCTAGCCTGGAGCGGCGTGACAGAGATATCGAGATATACCGCTTTAACAACTTTGCATCACGTAAGTTTAAATAGGCGGAAAGGAAATGTTGTTATTTCTTGAGGTGAGTGGGGAACTGTCGTATCCcgtgttcttttttttttttttttagaaatagtCCACGGCGCAAAacctgttgttttatttatgaatgGAGTGCATCTGTGGACAAGGTATCATTATTTGTGTCGTGGTTTGTTAATGGTACTTTAAAAATCATTATTGATTGAAGTGCGGTGAGGTTAAACAATCCTCACTAGGTAGTACCTCTTTAGATTTTAGGTTGTTTTTGAGGTGAGGTGACGTGATGTCAAGGAAACACCTGTTAAGTGGTCTTGTCGGTAAAATCGCTGTCACTCACGACAAGTAAACAAACCCTGAGGTCATGGCAACAACAGGACTTTTGGCTCTTCAATGAGGGATGTCAAGATCCCTAATGTATGTTTTAACACAGGCCTACATTATTAAACGTCTTCTGTCGATTAcctgttagtgatttttttgtgcAGGTCACTGCTAAAGGAGCTGGTCTAAACCCTAATGCCAAGGTGTGGCAGGAGATCCCTGCAACACAAACTGAGGCTCCTGTGGATGACACTGAGGCAACCCCCTGGTCCCAGAACAATATGGCCGAAGGTGATAGAAATGTCCACCTcttttttactttgtt
Proteins encoded:
- the pfkma gene encoding phosphofructokinase, muscle a, whose translation is MSNVNTAAMDPTKMGVGRAIAVLTSGGDAQGMNAAVRATVRVGLYTGAKVFFVHEGYQGLVDGGDHIRPGTWESVSMMLQLGGTVIGSARCMDFQVREGRLKAAYNLVKLGITNLCVIGGDGSLTGANIFRTEWSDLLKDLVAKGRITKEEAKNSSHLNIVGMVGSIDNDFCGTDMTIGTDSALHRIIEVVDSITTTAQSHQRAFILEVMGRHCGYLALVTALACGADWVFIPEMPPDDGWEDHLCRRLTETRNMGSRLNVIIVAEGAINKEGKPITCDHLRELVTKRLGFDTRATILGHVQRGGTPSAFDRVLGSRMGVEAVMALLEATPETPACVVSLSGNQAVRLPLMECVQVTKDVTVAMKERRFDDAVKLRGKSFENNWNTYKLLAHVRIPDTKSNINVAILNVGAPCAGMNAAVRAAVRIGIIQGHNMLAVHDGFEGLAEAKIEPITWNTVGDWTGNGGSVLGTKRVLPGKYLEEISLNIAKYNIHALVIIGGFEAFSGGLELVQGREKYEELCIPMVVLPATVSNNVPGSDFSIGADTALNAITTTCDRIKQSAAGTKRRVFIIETMGGYCGYLATMAGLAAGADAAYIYEEKFAIRDLEANVEHLVEKMKTTVKRGLILRNENCNSNYTTDFIFNLYSEEGKGVFDCRKNVLGHMQQGGTPTPFDRNFATKMGVKSVLWLTEKLKGCYRHGRIFANTPDSACMLGMRKRGLMLQPLAELKEQTDFEHRIPKSQWWLKLRPIMKILAKYKINLDTSEHALMEHVISEKPPVRMTL